AGATCATAATGTGTACATAATTGATATAAAGCTTGTTGGGACAATGAATTCGAATGTAAATCATTTGCTTGTTTTGCCTGAGCCATCATACGTATTACTTGATATGGTCCGACAATCCAACCGGTACGTAAAGCAGGTACAGCTGTCTTCGAAAACGTACTAGTATACATAACATGTGTTCCATCATCTAAAGAAGCCAATGGCTGATACACTTCATCTTCCGTAAATTGAAGTTCACCATATGGATCATCCTCAAACACCACAACTTTGTACTTATGTACAAGGTTAATTAACTGTTTGCGTCTCTCAAGCGACCAAACACGTCCAGCCGGGTTTGAAAAAGTCGGTACTACATAAATACGCTTTGGATTATGTTTCTTTAATTTACTCTCTAAATCATCTGGAAGCATCCCGTTATCGTCTGAGTCAACAGCTACAACCTTTGCTT
The nucleotide sequence above comes from Desertibacillus haloalkaliphilus. Encoded proteins:
- a CDS encoding aminotransferase class I/II-fold pyridoxal phosphate-dependent enzyme yields the protein AKVVAVDSDDNGMLPDDLESKLKKHNPKRIYVVPTFSNPAGRVWSLERRKQLINLVHKYKVVVFEDDPYGELQFTEDEVYQPLASLDDGTHVMYTSTFSKTAVPALRTGWIVGPYQVIRMMAQAKQANDLHSNSLSQQALYQLCTHYDL